The window GATAGaagatatatttgtttaatttatatatttgtctattttatatacatgttaattttaatggattacgagtttaaaaatatttttattaattatgtgTACTGTTCCACCAAAGTTTTTCCAAGTTTGTCGCCTTTGTCTAATGTTAATTGAGGAACATGATATATCAACACATCGAATTTATAGTACAACTAGTGTACCAAATGATTCTGTCAATGAATGTAAATGTAACAAAAATCTAGACAATGTTAAATGCTGCAATATAGTTCAGAAATGTAGCAGTTGTAATAAATAcggaaaacaacaaaatttggatGACTCGATACCAAACATTCATTCGTCGCTACCGCGAGTGCCTTTATCACTTAACCCTTTGAAAACATATTCTAGTAATATAAAATACGATGAAGAATACTCAAATAAATTAgatatttgtaagaaaaatacACCTGTAATTAATCAATCTTATGGCATTACTGGTGAGTGTAAGGGGTCCATGAAAactcatttatttcattttattttaacacgaATAATATTAATAcctctaaacaattgtttttagaTGATTCATCAGCGAACATTGCTTTACAAATATATAAGTGCCTGGCATTAGAAGTAagtattgtttatagtttttaagttaaaaaattacatattttataacaaagttAGCCAAACAAAGTTAGCCAAAAGAAATAGTTATGGCTATGTAATGCTCATTAAAAGCTTGTTCACACGTCAATTGAACGACACGAGTCGTTCCGGCCAATGCTTAGCTTAGCGACAGCAGTAACAACCTAAAGCCGTTATCCGTTCTATTAGGGTCGAGAAGGTATATTCCtccaaagtttttataaatctcAGAAATGTTGGGTTTGTTCGGCTTGAGgtcttttcattaaataaatattaaaaaattaaaaactcttttttgttcttagtttaattaatatttattgtggTTNNNNNNNNNNNNNNNNNNNNNNNNNNNNNNNNNNNNNNNNNNNNNNNNNNNNNNNNNNNNNNNNNNNNNNNNNNNNNNNNNNNNNNNNNNNNNNNNNNNNTGTGTACTCCCCTTGCTCTAGAGTCTTTTCTATGTGACCCACTAGCGAGTGTAGCGCAGTCTCAACGGATTTACCTTTCATATAGGCATGTTGGGACGCTGATAAGAGATCAGGATTGATACTCATTCTCAGATGTATATCAATGATCCTTTCCAGTGTTTTGAGAAGAAAGGAGGGCAGACTAATTGGTCTGAAGTCCTTTGGCTTCGTATGAGAGGTCTTTCCCCCTTTCGGGATAAAGACCACTTTACACTTGGTCCAGGGTTCTGGTATATACGACCATTTAAGGCAGGCAGTATATAACCGAATTAGCCAAGGCATTAGATGGACAGCATTATGTTGCAAATCCGCAGATATAATACCATCAGGACCCGGTGATTTAAATGGGTCAAAACTCTTAATTGCCCAGTTGATCCTGTCTTCATTTATGGATATATTGGTATCAGCTGGAAGATTTGAGAGCTGCATATCAATTCTGTTTTCAGGAGATTGGCAGCCTGGAAAATGCGTAGCCATTAGAACTTCCAAGGTTTCCTGGCTGCTGGTCGTCCAGTTTCCACATGATTTCTGAATGAAACTCGGGACTGGAGGAGTTGACGATAAGACTTTGCGAAGTCGACTGGTCTCGGAGGAACCTTCCACGCCGCTACAGAAGGTTCTCCAAGATTTGCGCTTTGCATTTCTTATCAGATTTTTGAATCTATTTACAGAGGTCTTGTAAGAAATCCAGTTTCCTGTTTTCTTTGCCTCATTAAATAGCCTTCGCGATTCTCTTCGAGATTTCGCAATGTCCGCAGACCACCATGGAGGTCTGCTTCTGCCATTGTAGGTCTTTTGTTCACATGCCAGTGAAGTCGCGTGTTCAAAAACGTTTCTAAAGGGTCTTGTGACCCCTACATTAGCTACGATTTCAAAATCGATATATTGATGGTCAGAGAAGGAGCAGTCGTTCGAAACATGCCATCCCCTGATCCAATCATGATGCATAGTGCTAACTAGCGTGATATCAAGAACTTCCCTTCTGTTTGAAACAATAAAGGTCGGTTCGGATcctgtatttaaaatatcaagaTTATTGCATAGAATGAAGTTAAAAATTGACTCACCTCTAGCATTTATATCCGAGCTTCCCCAGACAGTGTGGTGGGCATTTGCATCAGCCCCCATGATGATCGGCATTCCCTTGGAGTTAGCCATCTCAATGGATCTGCAGACCAAGCTGTTTGGTAGTTGGTCGCTATGGTCGTGAGCCATGTAGGCGGATATTACCAGTATAGCACCTACACTGGTTTCCCATGTGGTTACAACGGTGTCTTCATCACTGAAATCAGAGAGGATGAAGATGTTAAGACTGCTTTTAGCTTCTATACAGGATCTAATCTTACCAGATCTTCTTTGGTATAGTAGCTTATAGCTTTTCATGCCTAGTCCGCTCACCCTTTCTTGGTGGATCCAGGGTTCCTGGACTAAGGNNNNNNNNNNNNNNNNNNNNNNNNNNNNNNNNNNNNNNNNNNNNNNNNNNNNNNNNNNNNNNNNNNNNNNNNNNNNNNNNNNNNNNNNNNNNNNNNNNNNAAAGTGGTAAAAAATTTTGGACTCACTGGGATATTCcaggttaaaaacaaaaaagattttaaataaaacatcaaaTGCTTTAAGGGTTGAAACAAAAGGATACcttaaattatcaaaatatacaaacatttgttttactttCAACGTATCCCCAATGACAAGTAAATTTGGTTGAATTTCTCGGCCTTGTAATTTTAATAACGTTAGTTTTGTCTCTAATTCATCCATTGTACTGGCAACAACAGCAAATGATTCTTGCAAATCCGATATGGTAAACTTTTTCTTATACTTTGCTCCATTTTcatctgtgtttttttttgagttGGGGAGGAAATAAATTATGACAATACCacaaaattgtaaacattttagaatCTGTAAACATAAATAATGTTTAGATGGAACCATAACGAAAATGTATGCGATACGTTCAGTTTGcagtaattttttggaaattaatgAGCAGGATATTCTTGTCTTCAAAATAAGTAACAAATCTTCAGCAAAATATGGCCAACGCTCCTCAAAGTTTTTCGCCACTGGATATTTTAGTACGAAATCGATATCAATctgaaaacaaatacaaaattaaaaaattagtacttatttgtattattttaaatcgactaaactatatgctagactataaactatgctATAGAATACCccccttattaaaaaaaactttaaattctgTGTAATATTGTATTTGCATCTGGAGTCCTCTTGTCATTaatattgtcaaaaatttaataatagtttttgaaGCTTACTAACAGAAagttaattaacaaaatatgtttcttacaaatattagttttgtaaagGAACCTTTAAGTTCAACATTTATCGTGATATTTGCATGTAATATTGTCGAATCGTGTTCCATATCACCAAAAACCCCAACTTTCTAAAATCCAAAATTAGTAGCAcactattacatttaaaatcaaaacttgataaaatatcaaagaaaaaaataaattttcaatttaaatcttATTGTGTGTtctgtgtttttataccctacaccactataatgggaagggtattatgcttTTATGCGtttatgtttgtaacgcatttaaatattagtactacaccttaaagtataacgatcgacttagaatcactttctgagtcgatttaacgaTATCCCTCAGTCCgcgtgtccatgtaaacattgttaaCAAAGtactggtcgcaatttttaaaataatttgataaaatttggaatacACGTTTTCTTtgaccctattgaaaatggttaaaatcggtccattatttcatctagcccccatactcTATCCCTATCCTATCTATCCAGCCCAATTCATCGGGATCGGTCCACATTTGCTCCTATCCCTCatataaagaaaactagttttctttaataaattgcttaaataatcAATCAAGGTAATATTCAAGATAAATACTGTGACAAACCTTTGACTGGGAGTGGAACTGACACGCTGGTGGTTGCACGGCATTAGCTCGTCGGatttgtaaacattaaaaaaaccgTGCCCATttgaaatttcccaaaaaaagtccTAACACTTATAAACATTAACCGAAAAGGGTTACAATGCAATGGTGTACATTTATGCTGGACGGACGGTCAGTAGCTGTGGGTTCACTAGGTGGTTAATAGTTTCAGGAATCACTGAAGGTATGGTTGGAGTTACCTCCCCTGATATGGCATTGTTTCAGTCATCCATGGCTTCTTTGCACTCGTATTCTGAATCGTAGGAACCCCTAAGTAGAACTCACCATTTACCCCGACTCACTTTCCTTTCTCCTCTCAGccttacatttttaaaagtaataacatgCATGGATAATTTATTAGGTATGAaccaaaaattgcaaaaagaatTACATAttactaattttgttttcggttaacaaataaaactaataaagagaaaatattgtattataaaagaaatagcAAGTAGTAATTAATCAAATATTAGTAAtactagaattgttctatgggttataaaaataagtcgtgcaaaaaattaggtcaataggattacgttaacttgtgccgcaacggctctgaagtttgaagatgaatttacaaggggaaaatatgcattttttttcagttttcacaaaagttttgtcattaaataatttgttttgtattttattgtcaaagaatcgtaatgtacacagaagtagcgttacaaaaagataaaaaacacaaaaattggttgaaaaatgtaaaagttatgaaaaattcccgaggccattatcgtgtcttagagcacttgaattcgaaatgtgataaaaaaaataaacatatttttaaaaatattctaataaaacaattgtattacttaaaatacatctgtagttacttgaatatgagtttttgtccttataaaataacgtaaacctgttctcagctatggtcgaaaaatttagatatttttaacaGTCGttccaaaattcaaattttagtttttttgatactttattgaacaaatttcaatatttttgggagaaaatatataaacttatttgaaaactttatagGTTCATTTCTATCtacattttttatcattttgttatattcgtatttaaattttctaatttatgtttaatttctttaatttataaataaaatttttataatacttttattaTGATAATCTGAAACAATTGTTGTCAATCATGGAAAGATAAATTAGACAAGGTAATGGTGTGAATTGTGGTTTCTGGTAAGTTTTGTTTAGGGGTTTTAGTCATAGCAAATACGAGTTCAATAGAACCAAGGATGGCTGCAATATTGTCATACCATACGAACGGCATACGAGCTAATGCCGTGCGACCACCAGCGTGCCGATACCACTTACTCAAAAGTTCCTCACATTTATGGTGCCTAACGTATGAGCATTCTTTAAAAATGCCATACATATCAATACTCAAAGGATTATATCATTAACACAAGTCTCGGAATGTGTAACAGCCATGCCTGGTTGCGGTGTTTATTTTATGAGCAGTTAAGTATCGATTCGAAATGATTCCAATAAAGTAAGTCATAAAGCAGTAGACTAACACGTCCAGACTTTATTAGCGACTTTATGGAATTCATGAAGATGAAACTTAATTTGTACTCTCAtatgtagttttgttttgtaaatagagtcaagttttttttttgttgacagTAAAACCAAAGGCAAAGAAAATACAGTTCCGAACACAATCTATtgtacaacaaattttatttaattttcgtaatgaaaatcaattttaaaattttacaaattcgaTGTCTtgggaaaatataaatatatttcacttATGATTAAATTCAtagtatatagaaaatatattaggATATTGGTATACAGAAAACATCAAAGAAAAGGATTTACGAGTCACCAAATATAAACTTCCAGCCAACCAACTTCATGATTCACATCAACCAGTCACATCTGAAATCGagaaaagaagaaattaaaaacaattattattatcgaaattaatatatatttatttttattaaaaatttaacgtagagctaacaaaataataaaatttcttaataattaatgtttaaattagtCATTAACAATACAATAGTATTCTGTTCATATAAAGCAATTGATTTTGCCGGCCGCCACcagtataattaataaaattgcatATATGTATTGTATGTTGATCATTGATTGTTGTACCTGACCTGTTCAAAAGAAATTAACTGTGTTAATGGATTGAAATTAATGATACTTACTTGCCTGTTCAGATTCTTGACTAGAGTCCTTAACACTGACACTCTTGATTAATGTTTGGTTTTGGTTTACAAGCTGAGAGAATGTTATGTCTTGGTATTGGAGGTGAACCTTTAAAGTAtcgattttaattttgttatatctAATTAActcatgtgtatatgtatatatggacGTACGTTTACAAGTTGATTTTAAGTGGTTTATTACTgccaattaatttttgtttttgaagctTGAGgcgtttatttaaatgttttatacgaaaatatatccggcatttgaaaaaaaaaaaaaagattttatattatCGGCAGATCAATCGACTGGCTTTCCCTGACCATGAGCTTATGGAGATTCCGACAGTGTGCTATTtgggatttatttattttatggaatacatattccaattttttatgttttccacAAACTAGTAAGCTGGTTTTTTTAGGGAACCCCTTGACACCTGGTCGACTCATGTGAAAGAATTTTCATTACATTCGTACCCTTCAAGATTAAGC of the Lucilia cuprina isolate Lc7/37 chromosome 2, ASM2204524v1, whole genome shotgun sequence genome contains:
- the LOC111677489 gene encoding uncharacterized protein LOC111677489, which produces MCTVPPKFFQVCRLCLMLIEEHDISTHRIYSTTSVPNDSVNECKCNKNLDNVKCCNIVQKCSSCNKYGKQQNLDDSIPNIHSSLPRVPLSLNPLKTYSSNIKYDEEYSNKLDICKKNTPVINQSYGITDDSSANIALQIYKCLALEVSIVYSF